CACCGCCGAGCAGATCGAGCATGTCCTGCGCGGTCCCCATCGGGCCCTTGATGCCCCGCAGCGGGTAACGGTCGATCAGCTCGCGCAGGCGGGTCAACGCGACAAGCGTCTCCTGCGCGGCCGAAGCGAAGCGCTTACCCAATGTCGTCGCCTGCGCCGCAACATTGTGGCTGCGGCCGGCCATCACCAGGTCGCGGTAACTCGCCGCCCGCTCGGCCAGGCGGGCGACGACCGCGACGCCGTGGGCGAACACCAGCTCCAGCGAACGGCGCACCTGCAGTTGCTCGACGTTCTCGGTCAGGTCGCGGCTGGTCATGCCCTTGTGCACGTGCTCGTGGCCGGCCAGCGCGTTGAACTCCTCGATGCGGGCCTTGACGTCGTGGCGGGTCACCCGCTCGCGCGCGGCGATCGACCCCAGGTCGACGTCCTCGAGCACCCGTTCGTAGTCGGCGATCGCGGCGGCCGGCACGTCGACACCGAGCTCGGTTTGGGCGCGCAGCACGGCGAGCCACAGCCGCCGCTCGGCGACGATCTTGGCCTCGGGCGACCAGATCGCCACCATCTCGGCGCTGGCGTAGCGGTTGGCCAGGACATTAGGGATTGTCACAAACACACAGCTTAACGGCGTGAGGCCGGGCATGGATCAGGCACAGTGGCGGCATGCACTTTGTCGGGCTGGACCTCGCCTGGGGCGAGCGAAACAACACCGGCGTCGCCGTCGTCGACTCCGACGGCCGGCTGCTGCACGTCGGCGCCGCGCACGATGACGACAGCATCTCGGCGGCGGTCGAGCCCTACCTCAGCGGCGACTGTCTGGTGGCCATCGATGCGCCACTGATCGTTGCCAACCCGACTGGGTCGCGGCCGTGCGAGGCAGCCCTCAACCGCGATTTCCGCAGCTTCGAGGCCGGCGCCCACCCGGCCAACACCACGAACCCGGCGCTCACCCATCCGCGCGCCGCCCGAATCGCCACCGCGCTGAGCCTGGACATGAACCCGGCGTCGCGTTCCTCCCGGCGAGCGATCGAGGTGTACCCCCATCCGGCGACCATCGCGTTGTTCGGTTTGGCAAAGACCCTGAAGTACAAGAAGGGATCGTTCGAGAAGCGTCAGCAGGAGCTGCTGCGCTTGATGACGCTGATCGAGGGACTGGACAGAGCAACACCGCGGCTGCGGATCAACCACAACCAGACCTGGATGGAGTTGCGCAGGCGGGTCGAGGCCGCCACCCGCCCGGTGCATCTCGACCGCGACGAAGATCCCGTCGACGCCGTGCTGTGCGCGTACGTCGGGCTGTATTGGTATCACCGACCCGAAGACGTGACCATCTACGGCGACTACGGGAGCGGCTACATCGTCACCCCGACCCTGCAGGCCGCGGTGCCGCCGCGGTAAATAGTGGCGCCGCAATTCATTTCGACGCAGCGAGGATCAGACGTGGACCGGTCGGCGGTCGATCGGTGCCACCGCGTCGATGACATCGATCACCGTCGATCGCGCGACAGCACGCGGATCCTGGAGCTCGTCGAGCAACGCCGAGACCACCGCGCCGTCGATCGTGCAGATCAGCGCGGACACTAGTTCCTGGCGCACCGACCGTCCGGAGCGTTCGATCACCTCGGCGACCGCGTCGACGCGCT
This genomic stretch from Mycobacterium paraterrae harbors:
- a CDS encoding DUF429 domain-containing protein translates to MHFVGLDLAWGERNNTGVAVVDSDGRLLHVGAAHDDDSISAAVEPYLSGDCLVAIDAPLIVANPTGSRPCEAALNRDFRSFEAGAHPANTTNPALTHPRAARIATALSLDMNPASRSSRRAIEVYPHPATIALFGLAKTLKYKKGSFEKRQQELLRLMTLIEGLDRATPRLRINHNQTWMELRRRVEAATRPVHLDRDEDPVDAVLCAYVGLYWYHRPEDVTIYGDYGSGYIVTPTLQAAVPPR